The following proteins are encoded in a genomic region of Herminiimonas arsenicoxydans:
- a CDS encoding Hypothetical protein (Evidence 5 : No homology to any previously reported sequences), giving the protein MIFVVVVFVVTLFYYSQKLAQFKAVKFMEKKELQEQVATPSKNQPNISRLDDGQNPDAARFKQESQEQIKEIAALKGQVALLQAKLNNSSTSLPGSLRSDEGAPTKAIQIEKSRTSTASDTLTGLKLDGRSDAMILHFDTDGVELDKKATAALEANLKGWTEKIKTRQGKLVVTGVVGTLAYTEGRRRAYYRTIAVRNYLIDQGVAPSSVISRVVPGNENAESDSSVVIQYSASTK; this is encoded by the coding sequence ATGATTTTTGTCGTCGTTGTTTTCGTCGTCACGCTGTTCTATTATTCGCAAAAACTGGCGCAATTCAAAGCCGTGAAGTTCATGGAAAAGAAGGAGTTGCAGGAACAGGTGGCAACACCGTCCAAGAACCAGCCGAATATCAGCCGCCTTGACGACGGTCAGAATCCTGATGCTGCACGCTTCAAACAGGAAAGCCAGGAACAAATCAAGGAAATTGCAGCTTTGAAAGGACAGGTTGCCTTGCTGCAAGCCAAGCTGAACAATAGCAGTACTTCACTGCCAGGTAGCTTGCGCAGCGATGAAGGTGCGCCGACCAAGGCAATCCAGATAGAAAAATCGCGTACTTCGACCGCGAGCGACACGTTGACCGGTCTCAAGCTCGATGGTCGCAGCGATGCGATGATCCTGCATTTTGATACCGATGGCGTTGAGCTAGACAAGAAGGCAACGGCAGCGCTGGAAGCCAATCTCAAGGGCTGGACTGAAAAAATCAAAACTCGCCAGGGCAAGCTGGTGGTGACTGGCGTGGTCGGTACCTTGGCATATACCGAAGGTCGTCGCCGCGCTTATTACCGTACGATTGCCGTGCGCAACTATCTGATCGACCAGGGTGTGGCACCCAGCAGTGTGATCAGCCGCGTGGTGCCGGGTAATGAAAACGCGGAAAGCGATTCGAGCGTCGTGATCCAATACTCAGCGTCGACCAAATGA
- a CDS encoding Conserved hypothetical protein, putative outer membrane efflux protein (Evidence 4 : Homologs of previously reported genes of unknown function), with the protein MTSTLKYRLISSIPFLIASQLALAAPSASDALAQSNLFRSRPGAGEQPFTQDIPRQTPTPSVELAPVATPPALRLPSDVPKRTKNENTNAAKASENVQADGSRDDEILQLLRQSDKTFSSPAVPLPDGIAALSDGPLQNMLSLEEALARTLQNSYSYAAASAVAEGAVYGKNAALGQLGPTLDVRAQRGREYSAPASIINQNTGRALSSDTHIRWDNSVILRQPLFAPASYFEYRKQASLANAADLRKEDAREALYYTTIKAYYDLLRSYVGLTFARSYTERMDTLQEYMNKRLQGGGASKVDFERVRGRALTARSTMIEAEGVLESAMVTLAQLTGVRSQQLGIPSKMMPIVPTSSRLALEQIYENNPAVRAARLDAAAANEELKSARSRFSPNFSIEMSQARTDNAGGDGRLTTDRRYMFVMNMNLLNGGSDYYYQKQIGSKYVEKSNTASDIERKLKEQIEINYRTLDAVKKRITIARQAYQTNADVADVFLEQLAIGNKQLLDVLDAYQQAYLSRVELSQLLFLQADISYQILRNTGRASSFVEDMKQP; encoded by the coding sequence ATGACAAGTACATTGAAATACAGACTTATCTCAAGTATTCCATTTCTAATTGCATCGCAGTTGGCATTGGCTGCTCCGTCTGCTTCAGATGCTCTTGCCCAATCGAATCTGTTCCGCTCCCGTCCTGGTGCAGGTGAGCAACCTTTCACGCAAGACATACCACGCCAGACACCGACGCCGAGTGTAGAGTTGGCACCTGTGGCGACACCGCCGGCCCTGCGTTTGCCTTCCGACGTACCCAAGCGAACAAAAAACGAAAATACCAACGCCGCCAAGGCATCTGAAAATGTTCAGGCGGATGGTTCGCGCGATGACGAAATCCTGCAGTTGCTGCGTCAGTCAGATAAAACTTTTTCCAGTCCCGCTGTGCCTTTGCCGGATGGCATTGCTGCACTGAGCGATGGTCCATTGCAAAACATGTTGTCGCTGGAAGAGGCGCTGGCACGTACGCTGCAAAACAGCTACAGCTATGCGGCCGCGAGTGCGGTGGCCGAAGGAGCGGTCTACGGCAAGAATGCTGCACTGGGTCAGCTCGGACCAACCCTGGATGTGCGCGCTCAGCGTGGCCGCGAATACTCGGCACCAGCTTCGATTATCAATCAGAACACCGGTCGGGCTTTGAGTAGCGATACGCATATCCGTTGGGATAACAGCGTCATCCTGCGGCAGCCGCTCTTCGCCCCGGCTTCTTACTTTGAATACCGCAAGCAGGCTTCGCTCGCGAATGCTGCCGACCTGCGCAAGGAAGATGCACGCGAAGCGCTTTACTACACAACCATCAAGGCTTACTACGATTTGTTGCGTAGCTATGTCGGATTGACATTTGCACGTAGCTACACTGAGCGTATGGATACGTTGCAGGAATACATGAACAAGCGCTTGCAGGGCGGTGGTGCCAGCAAGGTTGATTTCGAGCGGGTGCGTGGTCGTGCGTTGACCGCACGATCGACGATGATTGAAGCCGAAGGCGTGCTAGAAAGTGCGATGGTGACTTTGGCGCAATTGACAGGTGTACGCTCGCAGCAACTCGGCATCCCTTCGAAGATGATGCCTATCGTGCCGACTTCTTCACGCCTCGCGCTGGAGCAGATTTACGAAAACAATCCGGCGGTGCGAGCTGCCCGCCTGGATGCTGCGGCTGCGAACGAAGAGTTGAAATCGGCACGTTCGCGTTTTTCGCCCAACTTTTCGATAGAAATGTCGCAGGCAAGAACCGATAACGCCGGCGGTGATGGTCGGCTGACGACGGATCGCCGCTACATGTTTGTGATGAACATGAACCTGCTCAATGGTGGTTCCGACTACTACTATCAAAAACAGATCGGTAGCAAATACGTCGAAAAATCGAATACTGCATCCGATATCGAACGCAAGCTCAAAGAACAAATCGAGATCAATTACCGTACGCTGGACGCCGTCAAAAAACGGATCACCATTGCGCGCCAGGCTTATCAGACCAATGCTGATGTCGCAGATGTTTTCCTCGAGCAACTGGCTATCGGCAATAAGCAATTACTGGACGTGCTTGATGCTTATCAACAGGCTTACCTGTCGCGAGTCGAGTTGTCACAGTTGCTGTTCCTGCAGGCAGATATCAGCTATCAAATTTTGCGTAACACCGGGCGCGCTTCTTCCTTCGTGGAAGACATGAAGCAGCCTTAA
- a CDS encoding Putative type I secretion membrane fusion protein, HlyD (Evidence 3 : Function proposed based on presence of conserved amino acid motif, structural feature or limited homology; Product type pt : putative transporter), which yields MKFTRLSSFVANRLQRVESATRKAVPVLDRGIESYREMPGPKLFVLALLIGLLLLVIWAYFAPIDMVVRGQGRIVPSDHNQIIQHLEGGIVSAIVVREGAAVRKEQVLITIRDVRASSDQGEGRIKLLGLRARVARLTAEASGAAQLNLPADMLADLTGQSEQAAFAARQAKLNGELSILREQMTQRQAELNETISRQKSLTDEYALVQQQYQLVHAMYLKSAASQLEDIQAQSRAQDVRSRLNAASSMIPRLRAAISEAQAKVTDGVSRFRAEARADLTTAETELARLSEEMKSRNDRVLRSEVKAPMDGVVNRIFVNTVGGVVKPGDPILEMTPIDDKVVVEANINPTDRAELAIGKPARVKVTAYDYGVFGSMQGRVTEISADTVPEERGERHYRVKIEVTRDPEQIKSAGNGLPLMPGMTATADIVVGRRTVWQYLMSPINRFTQTALREPR from the coding sequence ATGAAATTCACCCGTCTATCCAGCTTTGTAGCCAATCGCTTGCAGCGCGTCGAAAGTGCGACGCGCAAGGCGGTGCCTGTGCTGGATCGCGGGATTGAGTCCTATCGCGAGATGCCGGGACCAAAATTATTCGTCCTTGCCTTGTTGATAGGTTTGTTGCTGTTGGTGATTTGGGCTTACTTCGCGCCTATCGATATGGTGGTGCGCGGGCAGGGACGTATCGTGCCATCGGATCATAACCAGATCATCCAGCATCTGGAAGGCGGCATCGTTTCCGCGATCGTGGTGCGTGAAGGTGCGGCGGTACGCAAGGAGCAGGTCCTGATCACGATACGTGATGTACGGGCCAGTTCGGATCAGGGTGAAGGTCGCATCAAGTTGCTGGGCCTGCGCGCGCGCGTGGCGCGCCTGACGGCGGAAGCCAGCGGCGCCGCGCAACTGAACCTGCCAGCCGATATGCTGGCTGATCTGACCGGGCAAAGCGAGCAGGCTGCATTCGCTGCACGCCAGGCCAAGTTAAATGGCGAGTTAAGTATCTTGCGCGAACAGATGACGCAGCGCCAGGCCGAGTTGAACGAAACCATCAGTCGACAAAAAAGCCTGACCGATGAATATGCCTTGGTGCAGCAGCAGTACCAATTGGTACATGCGATGTATTTGAAGAGTGCTGCTTCGCAACTGGAAGATATCCAGGCGCAATCGCGTGCGCAGGATGTGCGCAGCCGCCTGAATGCAGCGAGTTCAATGATCCCGCGTTTGCGTGCAGCGATTTCTGAAGCGCAGGCCAAGGTAACGGATGGGGTTTCACGCTTCCGTGCTGAAGCTCGTGCGGATTTGACGACGGCAGAAACCGAATTGGCGCGCTTGTCTGAAGAAATGAAGTCACGCAATGATCGTGTCCTGCGCTCTGAAGTCAAAGCGCCTATGGATGGCGTGGTCAACCGCATTTTCGTCAATACCGTAGGCGGCGTGGTCAAGCCTGGCGATCCGATACTGGAAATGACGCCTATCGATGACAAAGTCGTGGTGGAAGCCAATATCAATCCTACTGATCGCGCTGAACTGGCAATCGGCAAGCCTGCACGCGTCAAGGTGACAGCGTATGACTATGGTGTGTTTGGTTCGATGCAAGGCAGGGTCACCGAGATCAGTGCGGATACCGTGCCGGAAGAGCGCGGCGAACGCCATTACCGCGTCAAGATTGAAGTGACGCGTGATCCGGAGCAGATCAAAAGTGCCGGCAATGGTTTGCCGCTGATGCCGGGCATGACCGCGACTGCAGATATTGTGGTTGGCCGCCGTACCGTATGGCAGTACCTGATGTCTCCAATTAATCGGTTCACGCAAACAGCTTTGCGTGAACCGCGATGA
- a CDS encoding Putative general secretion pathway protein, putative MSHA biogenesis protein (Evidence 3 : Function proposed based on presence of conserved amino acid motif, structural feature or limited homology; Product type pt : putative transporter) produces MYKHHFGLRELPFGITPDTSYFFACPNYQQALNTLLIAAKSGEGFIKITGEVGTGKTLLCRKFLASLDDSFVTAYIPNPYLEPRSLMLALADELEIELEEEVEQHQLLKAINHRLLVLAREGKRVLLCLDEAQAMPLESLEALRLLTNLETEKRKLLQIVLFGQPELDVKLQQAAIRQLTQRITFHYRLSPLSRDDLDFYIVHRLNVAGFSGSRLLARDAIHALHKASGGIPRLANILAHKALMLAYGEGRQQVRAQHIRAAAKDTEAARRMLPPVLWLAGGGFLIALSGMAWIYLR; encoded by the coding sequence ATGTACAAGCATCACTTTGGTTTGCGCGAATTACCTTTCGGTATTACACCCGACACCAGTTATTTTTTCGCCTGCCCGAATTATCAGCAGGCGTTGAACACCTTGCTGATCGCGGCAAAAAGCGGCGAAGGTTTCATCAAGATTACCGGTGAGGTCGGCACCGGCAAGACGCTGCTGTGCCGGAAATTTCTGGCCTCGCTCGACGATAGTTTTGTCACCGCCTATATTCCGAACCCCTACCTTGAACCGCGCAGCCTGATGCTGGCGCTGGCGGATGAGCTGGAAATCGAACTGGAAGAAGAAGTCGAACAGCATCAATTGCTGAAGGCGATCAATCACCGTTTGCTGGTACTGGCGCGCGAAGGCAAGCGCGTGTTGCTGTGTCTCGACGAAGCACAGGCAATGCCGCTGGAAAGCCTGGAAGCCTTGCGCCTGTTGACGAATCTTGAAACGGAAAAACGCAAGCTGCTGCAAATCGTCCTCTTCGGCCAGCCTGAGCTGGATGTCAAATTGCAGCAGGCTGCGATCCGGCAGCTCACGCAACGCATTACCTTCCACTATCGTCTCAGTCCCTTGTCGCGCGACGATCTGGATTTTTATATCGTACACCGCCTGAATGTCGCCGGGTTTTCCGGCAGCCGCCTACTGGCGCGCGATGCGATACATGCCTTGCATAAAGCCAGCGGCGGTATACCGCGACTGGCGAATATTCTTGCGCACAAGGCCTTGATGCTGGCGTACGGAGAAGGCCGGCAACAAGTGCGCGCCCAGCATATTCGTGCTGCGGCAAAAGATACTGAAGCGGCGCGCCGAATGTTGCCGCCTGTACTCTGGCTGGCTGGCGGCGGATTTTTGATTGCCCTGTCGGGCATGGCCTGGATTTATTTGCGATGA
- a CDS encoding Hypothetical protein, putative membrane proteine (Evidence 5 : No homology to any previously reported sequences) codes for MKTLRKYYVLAMIPSLVLLTGGILFKDFVLHAVHINPILNLFIIGVAVFGVALIMYDIYKVNWEYNKLQMFYARATAGELLENLVKDPTFAGTEIAKVLVSVANTKGRLTTRIEQETIERSLAELHTHLEARMEFPQYLTGFMIALGLLGTFIGLLETLVSTADLINGFGQASQGSDMDASFAHLVADLNKPLASMGTAFSASMFGLIGSLTLGLTLVCLRGAGKRLVVAARECISVMVEHVVHEMSGPGASQRQGISESFLTEFLHDLMVLQRESVLTSRNSSDASLQAGMKLEAMNERLSTVARLFQESIDESKNIRQLVTFGPRMHEVGQQTLEEIRGLGQMINQKLESTQDITQSLSLLNERLSVNGDIALRSFDVLPQIVGAMQSGQTALSSAMSSLQAQQSDVASVHEKTAQHIAQLPGLLSQVSIRLGDELNAIQHQAEIHSNVASRLGQLGTVIGENSANITRDALAARQLQIDLAKHMAMQNERIKGLDAIPQALANISEALVRQNVMSQTIIEEMRNGRQTMIKDLRLELREAMRELSNRGDSK; via the coding sequence ATGAAAACGCTACGCAAATACTACGTTCTTGCGATGATTCCGTCCTTAGTCCTGTTGACGGGCGGAATTCTGTTCAAGGATTTTGTACTTCACGCGGTTCACATCAATCCGATACTGAATTTGTTCATCATCGGTGTTGCGGTGTTCGGTGTCGCATTGATCATGTATGACATTTACAAGGTCAACTGGGAATACAACAAACTGCAAATGTTTTATGCGCGCGCAACAGCAGGTGAGTTGCTGGAAAACCTGGTCAAGGATCCGACTTTTGCCGGTACTGAAATCGCCAAGGTGCTGGTCAGCGTCGCTAACACCAAAGGTCGTTTGACTACGCGTATCGAACAGGAAACGATTGAGCGTTCGCTGGCTGAATTGCATACGCATCTGGAAGCGCGCATGGAGTTCCCGCAATACCTGACCGGTTTCATGATTGCCTTGGGCTTGCTCGGGACCTTTATCGGTTTGTTGGAAACCCTGGTCAGTACCGCTGACCTGATTAATGGTTTTGGCCAGGCCAGCCAGGGTAGCGATATGGATGCGTCGTTTGCGCACCTGGTGGCAGATCTGAACAAGCCACTGGCGAGCATGGGTACCGCTTTCAGTGCTTCGATGTTTGGCCTGATCGGTTCCCTGACCTTAGGCCTGACGCTGGTATGCCTGCGTGGCGCCGGTAAACGTTTGGTCGTGGCAGCACGTGAATGCATTAGCGTGATGGTCGAGCACGTTGTACATGAAATGTCCGGCCCGGGCGCATCGCAACGCCAGGGTATTTCTGAATCTTTCCTGACAGAGTTCCTGCACGATCTGATGGTCTTGCAGCGTGAATCGGTATTGACTTCGCGCAATAGTTCCGATGCTTCGCTGCAAGCCGGTATGAAACTGGAAGCGATGAATGAAAGACTGTCGACCGTGGCGCGCCTGTTCCAGGAGAGCATAGATGAGTCGAAGAACATTCGCCAACTGGTGACATTCGGACCGCGTATGCATGAAGTAGGGCAGCAGACTCTGGAAGAAATTCGCGGTCTGGGTCAGATGATTAACCAGAAACTGGAATCGACGCAGGATATTACGCAGAGTCTCTCATTGCTGAATGAGAGACTGAGTGTGAATGGTGATATTGCGTTGCGTAGTTTTGATGTCTTGCCGCAAATCGTCGGTGCGATGCAAAGCGGGCAGACCGCTTTGTCGTCGGCGATGTCGTCCTTGCAGGCACAGCAGTCGGACGTCGCCAGCGTGCATGAAAAAACGGCGCAACATATCGCGCAATTGCCTGGCTTGTTGTCACAGGTATCCATCCGTCTGGGCGATGAACTGAATGCGATCCAGCATCAGGCAGAAATTCATTCGAACGTCGCAAGCCGATTGGGTCAATTGGGTACTGTGATTGGCGAGAACTCTGCCAACATTACGCGTGATGCATTGGCTGCGCGTCAGTTGCAGATCGATCTGGCAAAACACATGGCGATGCAGAATGAACGTATCAAGGGACTGGATGCGATTCCGCAAGCATTGGCGAATATCAGTGAAGCTCTGGTACGTCAAAACGTGATGTCGCAAACCATTATTGAAGAGATGCGTAATGGTCGCCAGACCATGATCAAGGATCTGCGCCTGGAGTTGCGTGAAGCGATGCGCGAACTGTCGAATCGTGGCGACAGCAAGTAA
- a CDS encoding Conserved hypothetical protein (Evidence 4 : Homologs of previously reported genes of unknown function) produces the protein MRVTSFEFIILGIIGKIISSELYMLIVLSPAKTLDYETPANTEISTKPDFIKRSAELIEILREFAPDRIGSLMRISDQLATLNANRYAAWSPKFTLKNSKQAMLAFNGDVYEGLDAASLNAKQLAYAQSHIRILSGLYGVLRPLDLMQPYRLEMGTRLANPAGKDLYAFWGNTVTDKLNQRIAEQQSEALVNLASEEYFKVVKPTLLKAPVITPVFQDWKNGQYKIISFYAKRARGLMARYAATEGVTRPTDLKSFDVDGYEFDAGASNETTWMFRRKVSV, from the coding sequence ATGCGCGTCACCAGTTTTGAATTCATTATCTTGGGTATCATAGGCAAAATTATTTCGTCGGAACTATACATGCTTATTGTTTTATCGCCTGCCAAAACACTCGATTATGAAACACCTGCCAATACAGAGATTAGTACCAAACCTGATTTCATCAAGCGATCTGCGGAATTGATTGAGATTCTGCGGGAGTTCGCACCGGATCGCATCGGCAGCCTGATGCGTATCTCCGATCAGCTGGCGACGCTCAATGCGAATCGCTACGCTGCATGGTCGCCGAAATTCACGTTGAAAAATTCCAAGCAGGCGATGCTGGCTTTCAATGGCGATGTGTATGAAGGCCTGGATGCCGCCAGCCTGAATGCGAAACAACTGGCTTATGCGCAATCGCATATCCGTATTCTATCCGGCTTGTACGGCGTATTGCGTCCGCTCGACCTGATGCAACCATACCGATTGGAAATGGGAACCAGGTTGGCCAATCCGGCTGGCAAGGATTTGTATGCGTTTTGGGGAAATACTGTCACGGATAAACTGAATCAGCGTATCGCCGAGCAGCAGTCAGAAGCGTTGGTGAACCTGGCATCCGAAGAATATTTCAAGGTCGTCAAGCCGACATTATTGAAAGCGCCCGTGATTACCCCGGTGTTCCAGGACTGGAAAAACGGGCAGTACAAAATCATTTCTTTCTACGCAAAAAGGGCGCGCGGTCTGATGGCAAGATACGCCGCAACCGAGGGTGTAACCCGGCCAACAGACCTGAAATCTTTTGATGTAGACGGTTATGAATTTGATGCAGGTGCGTCAAATGAAACGACCTGGATGTTCAGGAGGAAGGTATCAGTATAA
- a CDS encoding Conserved hypothetical protein, putative PIN domain (Evidence 4 : Homologs of previously reported genes of unknown function) has translation MIPKIMNSKLVTRIVLDTNVCLDLFVFRDPRWTRLHAALKDGSVEAITRDDCRMEWSIVLRYPHLKLDDTARLQIAEEFDALIRCTAMPGLDTEAAKLPICKDKDDQKFLELSRDINADVLITKDKALLKLARKTRRDGLFAIMTPEAWTLETSALPQTTE, from the coding sequence ATGATACCCAAGATAATGAATTCAAAACTGGTGACGCGCATCGTGCTCGATACAAATGTTTGCCTGGATCTTTTTGTCTTCCGTGATCCGCGCTGGACGCGCCTGCATGCAGCGTTGAAAGATGGCAGTGTCGAAGCGATCACGCGCGACGACTGCCGAATGGAATGGAGCATAGTGCTGCGCTACCCACATCTGAAACTGGACGATACCGCACGTCTCCAGATAGCTGAAGAATTCGATGCATTGATACGTTGCACTGCCATGCCTGGACTGGATACAGAGGCGGCAAAGCTGCCGATCTGCAAGGATAAAGACGATCAGAAATTTCTGGAATTGTCGCGCGATATCAATGCCGATGTCTTGATTACCAAGGACAAGGCGCTATTGAAGCTTGCCAGAAAAACCCGGCGCGATGGCCTGTTCGCCATCATGACGCCGGAAGCGTGGACACTGGAAACTTCGGCCTTGCCGCAAACGACAGAATGA
- a CDS encoding Conserved hypothetical protein; putative TRP repeat (Evidence 4 : Homologs of previously reported genes of unknown function), with product MSIINQMLQDLEQRHADGVVGGNMAGQVRAVPQERKSHAGWIAAGISTLLLGGVLLWLWLRPAPPAQTAPASIVVAPVPTPVPPELALKLEPDLTIMSEAVVPDVSAIPAAQAGSETRSLVVADTAADTSAGNQSAGKAGNSQLNIALPAASPAVSKPAAEKIKAMPDAQPSARDSGNQTASRQPTQDKTAVSDASAMLSKQIKELTPPQRSENDYRKATGLMQQGRVTEAISLLEQALQSDAQNAGARQTLIALLINNKRQDEAARRAQEGLNLDTKQAGFAMILARLQVEKGEQQTAINTLQRTLPYAQDRAEYQAFLAALLQREGRHKEAVEQYLAAVRKMPQNGLWWMGMGISLQAENRAAEAREAFIRARESATLTADLQAFVEQKLKQLAP from the coding sequence ATGAGTATTATTAATCAGATGTTGCAGGATCTGGAGCAGCGTCATGCGGATGGCGTTGTCGGCGGCAATATGGCGGGGCAGGTGCGGGCGGTGCCGCAGGAAAGAAAAAGCCATGCCGGATGGATTGCAGCAGGAATATCGACACTATTGCTGGGTGGTGTGCTGCTGTGGTTATGGCTGCGTCCGGCACCGCCTGCCCAGACTGCGCCGGCAAGCATTGTCGTTGCACCGGTGCCAACGCCTGTACCACCTGAATTGGCATTGAAGCTTGAGCCGGATTTGACGATCATGTCCGAAGCGGTTGTGCCTGATGTGTCCGCTATACCTGCCGCGCAGGCAGGCAGCGAAACCCGATCGTTGGTCGTAGCGGATACGGCTGCCGATACCAGCGCCGGTAACCAGTCTGCTGGCAAAGCCGGCAACAGCCAGTTAAATATTGCCCTGCCTGCTGCATCGCCCGCAGTCAGCAAACCTGCTGCAGAAAAAATAAAGGCGATGCCTGATGCACAGCCATCTGCGCGCGACTCCGGCAACCAGACAGCGAGCAGGCAGCCCACACAGGACAAGACTGCAGTATCGGATGCGTCTGCCATGTTGAGCAAGCAAATCAAGGAGCTGACGCCGCCGCAGCGTTCTGAAAACGATTATCGCAAGGCGACCGGATTGATGCAGCAGGGACGTGTCACCGAAGCGATCAGTCTGCTCGAACAGGCGCTGCAATCCGATGCACAAAATGCAGGTGCGCGGCAAACATTGATTGCGCTATTGATCAACAACAAGCGGCAGGACGAGGCTGCACGTCGTGCGCAAGAGGGTTTGAATCTCGATACCAAACAAGCCGGCTTTGCCATGATACTGGCGCGCTTGCAAGTTGAAAAAGGCGAGCAGCAGACGGCGATCAACACCTTGCAACGCACCTTGCCTTATGCGCAGGACAGGGCGGAATACCAGGCATTTCTGGCGGCCTTGCTGCAGCGCGAAGGCCGCCACAAGGAAGCAGTGGAACAATACCTGGCCGCCGTACGCAAGATGCCGCAAAACGGTTTATGGTGGATGGGTATGGGAATTTCCCTGCAGGCGGAGAATCGTGCTGCCGAGGCACGCGAAGCCTTTATCCGTGCACGCGAGAGCGCCACATTGACGGCCGATTTGCAGGCTTTCGTCGAACAGAAATTGAAGCAGCTGGCACCATGA